CGTCGAGGCGGTCTACGGGACCGACACCCTGGAGCGGGCCGCGAGCGCGGTCAGCGCCGCGCCGGTCGTCGCCGAGGAACTGTAGTCACCACTGGGCCAGCCCGGTTCGTCCGTGCTGGTAGGTCAGGATGCCGAGGAAGACGGCGACGCCGGTGAAGGCCGCCGCCGCACCGAGGTAGAAGACCCACTCCATGCCGACGTTCGTCGTGAGCCAGCCGCCGGCCAGCGGCGCGAGCACGGAGCCCGGCCGCCAGACGAGTGACCGGACGCCGAAACTGGAGGCGACGCCGTTGCCGGTGCCCTCGTCCGCGAACAGCGCCATACTCGCGGGTTCGCGGATGGAGTCGGCGACCCCGAGCAACGCGTTGAGCGCCACCAGCGGCAGGAAGGCTGCGGTGAGCGTCCCGAAGAAGGGGAAGGTCGCGGGCAGCGACAGCGCCCGGCCGATGGCGGGCGTGAAGGGGACGACGAGCGCCACGAGGCCGTAACAGAGGCCGCCGGCGAAGACGAACCGCGCCCGGCCGAAGCGATCGGAGAGCCTCCCCATGTAGGGCTGGGCGAGCATGTTGGTGAACTTCTCGGCAGCGAGGACGACGGCGACCGCCGTCGCCCCGTTGACGGCGGCGTTGAACCCCAGGCCGCCGCGAGCGGCGGCGACGCCGGCGAAGATGGGTACCCACGTCCGGACGAGCGTCACCGCGACGGCGTACTGGGCGCGAAAACTCGTGATGGTGAGGATTCGGCGGTTCATCGCCAGGTCGGCGAAGGCAAAGCCCTCGGTGGTTGTCTCGTCGGGGTCGACCCACCGCCAGACCGCGAGGAAGGCGACGCCGGTGATGACCATGAGCAGCCCGAAGACGGCGTCGAAGCCGAACTGGTCGTACAGCAGGCCCGCCGAGAGCGACCCGCCGATGGCCGCCGCGAACCGCCAGGCGTTCGCCGTGCCGATGGTGGTCCCTCGCTCGGTCTCGCGGGCGAGTTGCCCCACCAGCGCCAGGCTGAGCAGGCTGGCGACGGTGAACGCGACCCCCTGGAGGCCGCGGACGAAGACGAACTCCCAGCTCGAGCCCACGAGCGGGAAGAGCCCGTAGACGACGGTGGCGAGGCCGAGGCCGCCGAGCAAAATTAGTCGCTTGTCGAAGCGGTCTCCCAGATACGAGACGGGGACGACGGCCCCCGTCTGAGCCAGCGTCAGCCCGGTGGCGAACATCCCCAGG
The DNA window shown above is from Haloarcula halobia and carries:
- a CDS encoding MFS transporter gives rise to the protein MTTSRELYALYLTRFANAFGFVTLLTLLPTYIDLLDPQGFVLGMFATGLTLAQTGAVVPVSYLGDRFDKRLILLGGLGLATVVYGLFPLVGSSWEFVFVRGLQGVAFTVASLLSLALVGQLARETERGTTIGTANAWRFAAAIGGSLSAGLLYDQFGFDAVFGLLMVITGVAFLAVWRWVDPDETTTEGFAFADLAMNRRILTITSFRAQYAVAVTLVRTWVPIFAGVAAARGGLGFNAAVNGATAVAVVLAAEKFTNMLAQPYMGRLSDRFGRARFVFAGGLCYGLVALVVPFTPAIGRALSLPATFPFFGTLTAAFLPLVALNALLGVADSIREPASMALFADEGTGNGVASSFGVRSLVWRPGSVLAPLAGGWLTTNVGMEWVFYLGAAAAFTGVAVFLGILTYQHGRTGLAQW